The genomic stretch CATTGGTGAGCTTGTAGAGCTCTTCCCCGTTCTTCCACACCATAGCGGTATTGCCGTCGAATCCGGCAGCGTAGATATCCGCCCCAACAACAAAAACGGAGTTTACTTGGGAGTTGTCGGCAGTTGTGCTGAGCGCGGTTTGCGTACCGTTTTTCCAAAGGGTGGCAACATTGTTGGTTCCATTGCTCTCGTACCCTCCAATATAGACATTGGGTACAATGGTGACTTCTGCATTTACGGATTGGCTCCCTACTGTGGCCGTAATAGTGGCATTTCCAGCTCCTACGGCGGTTACTTTGCCATTGGCATCTACCATGGCCACTGCCGGATCACTGGAACTCCAGTTTACGGTCGCTCCCCCATTTCCGCTGGCAACAAGGGTTTCGTCTTCCAAGGTATAAAGTTCCAAAGCCGATTTGTTCAAGGCCAGATCGGGAGTTTCCGCCTCTACGGTGAACACATCTGTACTTTCTGCTGTATCGCCATTGGCGACCACGGATATTTTCCCTGTTTTAGCCCCTACGGGTACTTCTACCTCAATTTTGGTGGTAGTTGCACTGGTTATTTCCGCGGTAACGGTTCCAAACTTGACCGTGTTGTTGATTTCTGTACTTCCAAAGTTTTTACCGTTGATGGTCACAATGGTGCCAACCGTACCGGAAAGCGGGGTAAAATTGGTAATGGAGGGAGCTGGAATCGGTGCAGGTGCATCGTCCTTGCTACAGCCCAGGGCAACCATTAAAATTGATAAAACAAGCGAGGCTTGCAACAATACTCTTTTCATAACATTTTATTTTATGGGA from Flagellimonas oceani encodes the following:
- a CDS encoding IPT/TIG domain-containing protein, encoding MKRVLLQASLVLSILMVALGCSKDDAPAPIPAPSITNFTPLSGTVGTIVTINGKNFGSTEINNTVKFGTVTAEITSATTTKIEVEVPVGAKTGKISVVANGDTAESTDVFTVEAETPDLALNKSALELYTLEDETLVASGNGGATVNWSSSDPAVAMVDANGKVTAVGAGNATITATVGSQSVNAEVTIVPNVYIGGYESNGTNNVATLWKNGTQTALSTTADNSQVNSVFVVGADIYAAGFDGNTAMVWKNGEELYKLTNGANGARANGIYVEGSDIYAVGEENIDGFFVAKVWKNGNLLKYITNGETNAYGKSIFVDGVDIYVAGHENNGELNIAKVWKNFQVLHDLSDGSNPAEAYSLFWDGTDVHTVGTEIKVGTFVAQIWVNEVLSKELTNGTNNGYARSVFVDGDDVYVAGNDGIAPIIWKNGEVLHQYADGGNYTEANAVYTNIGNVYTSGFAYNGSNNEVKLWKNDEEMTITDGSQDAKSFSIVVE